From Argopecten irradians isolate NY chromosome 3, Ai_NY, whole genome shotgun sequence:
gtggacggattattgtttggatttctattcacttgcgttgaaattttattttgagaaacatctaaatgacaacttagaggagttgacatgttttcttgctaaaacaagtcccatatagttttacaggtgagggttttgtttacctatttgtaggtgatatatactgtggactgctaggtgtatatgtacatgaatgagcgcacgtgtgtcgattcacgcgctttatataggggtcggtgagtcgtcggaatgtaaaacaaaaatggctgtcctcaaccggggaatgtctcataaacgattcttgaaattcGAGTacacttatttaaaaaaaaatcattttaataattttaacttgcattgtcagctttaaaccGAACTTCATTTTGCCTTGATTAgtttttatatagtagaagCCGCAAGTGAATGCAAATATAGTTCTATCTAGAGTATgacatttactttttttttaatctagacctctGAAACGCCTAAAATGGTGTTATGATAATCTGGTGGGTCCATagttatataaactgtaactattTGTCAGATCCCTGTGCAATAGCCATCGTCGTCAGAAGTGTATATAATCTCTAtcacagggatatgagaattagttataGTTGATATCAATTCGGAAACACCAGTTTTCATAGACTATCTCAGacgtttattttcatataaactttatattttacatcgattgcgatACAATGTATGCAAATCACCTTCAATATTCCGAGTATTTACAAATGCGCAAAGGGTGGGATCGAACCCTGGTCGGTTAAGAGAAAGGTGAGCGGTTTTGCCACTACATCACCCGATCAACCAAACGTTTTATGATCATATATAGGTAAAATCGTATTCTACATATGGTCCTAGTCGAGAACTTATCGACAAACAGCTAGAAAGCCTAATCGCTGTAACTTAATGACTATTTAATGACTTTCGTGATtacttaaatatattaaattgatcAGTGATTTACCATGATGTTAAAATTAAACCATCTTCAAAAGTTTGATTCAAGCTAATTGCATTTTAATAGACCAGGTTTGCGACATGTAGGCCTAATGGTAACAGCTGAGCATGATTAAAGGTGTTGTTTTCCAGGAGGCAAACTGATGTAAAGTCATGTGTGTCCACATGATGATTTACGTGTTATCAAAGAACGATTTTCACAGAACAAACCATAGGCATTCTTACAAATAAACAGAATGCTAAATTGAAAGCAAAGATCGATTATAgataacatcctattaacatcgaGGGCAATATACAAATGCGTGGTGCATATTTTGGTATAGACttgccaccagtctctagaatattaaataaataaatcactaaaattggcttgattatttttgtctctactacatgcctgattctaagttttaaactagggggagataatctagtaaagaactctgctgagaaagtcttatcagcaacttagagtctggtggccagtctaattTTGGGAGATTGTGGTATTTTCTTCAGGGACTCTTGCTCCTTTTATAGGCTAATTATAGCGCTATCAATCATATAGGTTAATTTCAAacacattatatgtattttccCTTGTTCAAACACATTATAAGTATTTTCCCTTGTTCAAacacattatttgtattttccCTTGTTCAAacacattatatgtattttccCTTGTTCAaacacattacatgtatatgtattttcccTTGTTCAAACACATTATATGTATTTCCCTTGTTCAAAacacattatatgtattttccCTTGTTCAAACACATTATAAGTATTTTCCCTTGTTCAAAATTATTATACGTATTTTCCCTTGTTCAAAcacgttatatgtattttcccTAGCTCAAacacattatatgtatttttcctTGTTCAAAcacgttatatgtattttcccTTGTTACGGAGCggaaagaaataaagaaaataagtCATATAGTCTATCGTCTATATATTGTCTTTAACTTAATAATACAAAATTGTCTTATGAAAAAGCATCGTTAGCTACACTGTACATGTAggcttacatgtatatgtatgtagaaTTACGTGggttttctttttattctaCTTATTCGTACGCATgttattaatatcaaataaaatgaattCCCGCCTCCTTCATCTCACATTGTGGTAATCAAGTCGTATGCGACCAGTGTTCAACTAGCGTttgaaataacacaaataatatCAATGATAATGCATAACgttatacaagttctcttcACATCACTATCgcagttacctcccttagtcCACAATTATATTGAACATATCTGTCATATCACATGCGTGTGGCTATACATCATCACTCCATTCCGATGTTGACACTTAAACActtatttctataaaaaaaaagtcgCTAGACTGATGTTCTTCACGTTAAGTACATACACTTTACGACGTCTTCGTGGAATCCCGAAGTCAGCTCTTCCGTTTCATAAATGCTTTCATTGCCTCAAGGTTTCTGCTTATTACACCTTTATCTCCCAATTTTGACAGTTCAGCCGACTCATCAGACAACACTTGGTTGATAGTTTCCAGGTGATGACCCGAACATCCTTCCGTACGAGGTCTCGGTCGCCACTGATCGCGGTGAACATTGTCAACGAGTCTTTGCAGACTGTCAAGTTCATTGCGGCAGACCTCGGAATCCAACTGTGAGGAGTTTGAATCCCTGAAATTATACATGCCTTTCCTTCGAATAAACCGTGCTATATCCCTGGATTTTCTCGTTGGATTCAACGGCCATTGATCACAAATCTTCATAAATAACCGATACTGAAGTGTGGAACGTGCAGCCATCGTGCCGGTTGTTTTGTAACTActgaagggagacaactctaagaGAAAATGGTGGTTATTAACCGTATCTATTATAAAGAGCACCCATTTCATGCCGCTACAGCTGCTAAAAACCGTTCACGTGTAGACCTACGCATGTAGAGTGTGAAAATGATTCTCGAATCCGAGGTTTATGAAAATTTCGATTTATTTTGATATCCCATTTTCTTAAGAACATTCCACAATTAGAATATGAAAGAAAGTCTTTCTATGAATGAATGATTTATTGTTTCCTGTTTGTTATAGAAatattatgtttaaatatattttttatttaatcggTCCATTTCAAGGAAGTGACCTATATGGTCTGtttaaaatagagataaataaaatgaataaaaattttttttttcttttttttttttttaaaggcccaccacctttccgaaacagcttttaatttttaaaatggaaatgtaaaacgagatcgattaTTTTATAGAGTCGCATAAGTTAGCAACTTACCGgtaatgctacacttatcatcgtcttctgaacaatttaatttagataaataaaatgttaattttcataacgcgggtcgtcttatgtttcccgccgtcgtgctaaataccgcgcggtagttgattatcactgcagCAGAAGGCAAAATAGCGAGATGAAACccaactgttatcatatattacgcaggataacttgcatatgtttggcgttgtaacctcatcttaggccatccgtatatattttcttatgttatttatgatttttagaaacctttaaattttgctccggaaaggtagtgggcctttaactaaATAATTCAGATTTCACAACATTGTAGGCAAACAAAATGTACACCCGTGACCCGTTTTGCAATGGAAGTGAAGCATCTTAAGTTTACTTAAATGAAAATGATACGAAACTTCATGCTGATTTTAGGATGCTGGTTTACTACTAGCTCTATACGGAAGTGAATACTTGAATTGTCTTTCAGTCTTGatctacataaaatatattaagcCAATGAGTTCTTCTGCGCATTgtgaccctgcaggtagggcgttagaattgtacctgctgcccctattgcatgatcgtaaaaggcgactaaatttaggatcttatcttttctcttcttcctaactgactttatctttcttaatgcctcccttggcactgcctcacttttggccttgagttgagcgttcgcccctgtgaggaaggctctgggttctgtcccctggccgagacacaccaaagtctttaaaagtggtagcttctgctcctgcttggcgctcagcatacagggtggggaacgactggttcgcccgttaacagtataatgtgaccgggtggggtgtgttgcttggtgtcttcggcggcatgcttcagtgatatagcactataaaaagggcaacagttccactatacaagaaggcacaacatgaatatacagcagtctcccaaaacacacacctcacacaacatacacgcaacacaccgcatacatgggaggccgtccttacatgaccatagctgttaataggacgttaattaatcaaacaaacaaacaaacaaatgcgCATTGTCTTTATAAAAAGACGACATAACAGCAGAATAATACGTGGCGTTATGTCTTATGGCATATGACGATTTGTTTGcacaagaaaataatattttcagaGAATAAAAACCCTATCAAAGTTACCAGTGATTTAGGACTATtccatattttcatattacttGTAGAGTTATAGAGTGTGCACCCAAGTtcacaatatataatgtaggtatccattgtgacgtcattgttttgtaattaaaactCTAAAATAGGACGTAATGATGTCTGTGGTATTATGATTGTATGTAATATTGCAGGTACACGGTAGATTATTTCCTATAATTAGAATTACTACTAGATCAGAGATACTCATGAATATATGTGTCATACCCAGGTACACATGTACGTTAACTCCTCTATACCAATGCCTATTTAGgatgatacattttatataattccGTTCAAAGAGCTGAGGAGATATCCATGTAGTACATCATATATAAAACCACCCTTCGTTAACAGGCATTTGAATAAGTTCTGTTCGCTGGATTTGGTGCTTATTTTACTCTTCTGTCTCTTTGGTCGTTAGCCTATTAAAAAGAAGCCTATAATGTGTCAgaatatttggatattttaCTCGATTATTGAAtctatatttaaaatgattgaGGTTATGATACACTACTAGTCTAGAATCAATACAATTGAATGTAATGCAAATATTGCTTAGTCTACATTGGCAAAAATATGTAAGAAATAGTTCACAATGATCGATTTTCCTCTGAAATCattcaattttttatttgtgttaaatttgttttatgtcCTGATCCAATACCATCCGTGACCATTTATGGAAATCGCTTCTCTAAGACGGACATCTATATAGTTTTATTATATCGGCAAAAGTGTCAGTTTCTCCCTTCAGTCTGCAATCGGGGCTCTATCGGTTTTCTATACATACCgattatttatctatttctagtatttatcaaaatgtacGTTATTTCAAAGTAATATCTGATCTAATTGTCAatgaacaattaaaaataatgacatttataCTATCAGAGCTACTGTACCTGTGCTAAATTCTCTTCTAATATATATGTTGTGTCAGTGCATGTGTTCTGAGTACATGTTTATCaatttggacccaccagagtgctcataaacaatttgtttgtgttttggggTCTATACAAAAATAGGTAAAATTCACATTCTACAtctactatatattattgttatagtacatgtagaataaaaaaagaTACCGATTTTTATCAACATCCCTAAAGCGCCAAATTAATGGACATTCTGGTGGatccaaattgatataaactgtaactaactTCTCAGACCCCCGTGTGTCAGTGTTGAAAGTATGCAATTATAGGTAGAATCTGTCATTTACCTGTTTATATACAGGTACTTACAATAGATATTATTGTCTGACCTGTGGTAAATATGGCCGATACAGGTGTCGCTCTGTGTACAAAAGACAGCGCATAAAGGAGGTCAGCGCTTTAATTCTTAAATGTTAATCTAGATCTTGTATATATGAATGCCCGTATAATATACGGAAAGTTATACAAATCCAGTTTGCATTAGGTTTCTAACCCTAACTTAACAACTGGATTATATCCCCGTCTTTAGTACGGACTTATTGGTTATACAGCCTGGCCGGGGATTAACCAGGGATTGACATAATCCGGCAGTGCCATGGTACCGCCAGGGCTCCACAGAACATCGATGGTGAATATAGACTGAACATCCGGAAATTTCAGAGGAAACATGAATTTGTTTATTTGGGAAATATGCTGAATCTTGACGTTTCAACAATGGACATTCGATAAAACAGTTAAAggtatgaaaataaatacatttgtagataGTATTGAACTTATATGTTGTTTCGTGATATGGAAAACAACACCTGACTGAGAAATAGTgtcagatatatattttgaactgtaactacgtgtacatgtactttcattcatttatatataatatatttttttttaaatcataaaaaaacccGAAACATATCACGCTTATATCAATGACTTCAATAATTTTGAATGAGACTTTACATCGACATAACACAGTTGGGTTTACTGGAATAAACATGAAAAGTTTATTAGTCAATGCCTATTACTGTTCGGCAGTTACTTTAATCtttacatttttatcattgGTAAACATGACAGCTAACTGTCCTAAAGTCCATTATCGAATACATAGATATGATTTCTCAAAGTGACGATTTCACCATTTAAAAATACAGTGATAAACTATCTTGTCATCTAGAAGAAAACATTGTATTCTAATCTCAACAAGTGAAAAAAGTGAAGGATACGAAAACTTCGGACTTAAACATTGAAATACAATAGacggatgtttttttttttctaaacaaatAAGTGTGATTTTACATTTCAATACATAGTCTTCCTGCTTCTCATTCTTTTTCAACCCTTCTTATAACATGCCCAGTAATATTTGTACAACAAACTATCTTTATAACGAATCGATTGTGTTCGCCCCCTGACTTTCGTTATAACGGCGATTTAGATTAAAGTACGTTATGCCGTACACTAACAGTTGGAATGTGCTAGACGGGGCGGCAATGTATTGTAACCGGTTTAATAGTACCCCTCCTCGATTCCCAaagattactatcactgtttaTATCCCCTTCCGGACTATGCCATAGCACAAGTGAAAGATATGTGTGCGATAACAGATGGTGCAGGTAgtttattcattaaatatacatcAAACGAACTGAATAAAGCTTATATATGGCTTTGAAGGTGGACGTCACTCTCTACAACCTCCAAAGGAAGTCTCTATAGGCCCGAGAATGGTCAGtttgttttcttctgaactgcttTCAGTGTTTCTATTATATAGTCCTAGGGAGAATATAAcgagagtgatagtaacctctgggaTATAGAGGGTGATGGTACCCTAACCTGCATGGGTGTAATACTAGAAGAGagttaatattgaaataaactAACACGGTTAAACCAGGTGTAACGAGTTTTATTTAGTGTTAGTGGCAGGAATCTACTACCGTACAGCAAGGGTTTAATCTGCAATTAGTTTTGATGTTGTACGAGCTGTTCAGGAATCTTAAATGTAAAATCGTAATGCTTTATCATGTAAATGCTGGTTTTAACTCTAATTTAACTCGATGTGACTGCGCCTCATGTAATATGACCGAGTTAGATTTAGTCTAACAGTGTTTACTTGATATTTCACAATACTAGTGTTACTTAATTTAGTGtataacaaatatgtttgtttattctCTGTTTACAGAGATACCCGCAGTACAACATGGCGGCAAAGGTAACGCCATATTTTATACTGACCGCAGGTG
This genomic window contains:
- the LOC138319704 gene encoding ubiquinol-cytochrome c reductase complex assembly factor 2-like; translated protein: MAARSTLQYRLFMKICDQWPLNPTRKSRDIARFIRRKGMYNFRDSNSSQLDSEVCRNELDSLQRLVDNVHRDQWRPRPRTEGCSGHHLETINQVLSDESAELSKLGDKGVISRNLEAMKAFMKRKS